In Candidatus Thermoplasmatota archaeon, one genomic interval encodes:
- a CDS encoding elongation factor 1-beta codes for MGKVIVGLRVLPASVETNLEEIKNAIKSKIPQYATLGSINEKYIAFGLRALELAVIIPDTAGGSEGLEKIISSIKGVSSVEIIGTGLL; via the coding sequence ATGGGTAAGGTTATCGTAGGATTGAGGGTATTACCTGCATCTGTAGAAACGAATTTAGAAGAGATAAAAAATGCTATTAAATCTAAAATTCCCCAGTATGCTACTCTTGGAAGCATAAATGAAAAATATATTGCCTTTGGATTGAGAGCTTTAGAATTGGCAGTGATAATCCCGGACACAGCCGGCGGTAGCGAGGGGCTTGAAAAAATAATCTCCAGTATCAAAGGCGTTAGCAGTGTAGAAATTATAGGCACAGGGCTGCTCTGA
- a CDS encoding IS5/IS1182 family transposase, which produces MFKDCRNWKIENEKYVKRGELILDFDFLNRWDQELRVINSNRWGGRYFYPKSFILALGMIYVLF; this is translated from the coding sequence ATGTTTAAAGATTGTCGGAATTGGAAAATTGAAAACGAAAAGTATGTAAAGAGAGGCGAACTAATTTTAGATTTTGATTTTCTGAATAGATGGGATCAAGAACTTAGAGTGATAAACAGTAATAGGTGGGGTGGAAGGTACTTCTATCCCAAGAGTTTTATTCTCGCACTCGGAATGATTTATGTTTTATTTT
- a CDS encoding helix-turn-helix transcriptional regulator, with the protein MLSEWSKELKKGSLQLCLLGLLKKEKKYGFQIIKELGELSNGYFDLKEGTLYPALHRLEQKGYLASEWVVEEGNVPRRYYKLTKEGETALEKIKGDWQRMVKSCKNVLEGKR; encoded by the coding sequence ATGCTCTCGGAATGGTCTAAAGAACTTAAGAAAGGCTCTCTGCAGCTCTGTCTACTTGGACTGCTCAAAAAAGAGAAGAAATACGGTTTTCAAATTATAAAAGAGCTCGGGGAGCTTTCAAATGGCTATTTCGATTTGAAAGAAGGTACTCTCTATCCTGCTTTACACAGACTCGAGCAAAAAGGTTATTTAGCGAGTGAGTGGGTAGTAGAGGAGGGAAATGTTCCTAGGAGATATTATAAACTCACAAAAGAAGGTGAAACAGCACTTGAAAAAATAAAAGGAGACTGGCAGAGAATGGTGAAAAGTTGTAAAAACGTGTTGGAGGGAAAAAGATGA
- a CDS encoding zinc finger domain-containing protein, with product MAFERPGNCSSCGKPITGVVKGVASFKCPQCNNTIIARCFKCREQSVLYTCKECGFVGP from the coding sequence ATGGCCTTTGAAAGACCCGGTAACTGCAGCTCTTGCGGAAAGCCTATTACAGGCGTAGTTAAAGGTGTAGCTTCGTTTAAATGCCCCCAGTGCAATAATACAATAATAGCGAGGTGCTTTAAATGCAGAGAGCAGAGTGTTCTCTACACCTGTAAAGAATGTGGGTTCGTAGGACCTTGA
- a CDS encoding Mut7-C RNAse domain-containing protein, with protein sequence MKFVADHMLGRLAGWLRLLGFDVLYPKNLRDDELIKIANEQNRILLTRDRKITGKNVFLVRSVFIDRQLEQTVKELKLKIEDEFSRCSICNTEIVEVPKEQVKDIVPERVYKEQALLWKCPNCNRVYWQGSHWKKISKKIEELRI encoded by the coding sequence ATGAAATTCGTTGCAGATCATATGCTTGGAAGACTTGCAGGTTGGTTGCGCTTGCTCGGCTTTGACGTACTCTATCCTAAAAATTTGAGAGATGACGAGCTAATAAAAATTGCTAATGAGCAAAATAGAATACTTTTAACTAGGGATAGAAAAATTACTGGCAAGAATGTATTTCTCGTGAGAAGTGTTTTCATAGATAGGCAGTTAGAGCAAACTGTTAAAGAGCTCAAACTAAAGATAGAAGATGAATTCTCAAGATGCTCTATATGTAATACTGAGATAGTTGAAGTGCCTAAAGAGCAAGTAAAAGATATAGTACCCGAGAGAGTTTATAAAGAGCAAGCGTTACTTTGGAAATGCCCTAACTGTAATAGAGTTTATTGGCAGGGCAGCCATTGGAAAAAGATAAGTAAAAAAATAGAAGAGTTGAGAATATGA
- a CDS encoding DUF72 domain-containing protein, which translates to MKIGCCGFPKGMKEYFKNFDVVEVQRTFYEPPSIEILKKWRAQAPREFEFTVKAWQVITHPATSPTYRKSKYKPKECGFFKPCKEIFEAWEKMTEVCSALNVNIVVFQCPASFKPAQKNIKNIYEFFNSIKSKSLTFIWEPRGEEWRGNVIKKICTELNLIHCVDPFKSSQQSGKFSYFRLHGIGGYRYRYSKEELEKLLSFCTPSSYVMFNNTYMFENAIEFKELVRHGRKRQ; encoded by the coding sequence ATGAAAATAGGCTGCTGCGGCTTTCCTAAAGGCATGAAAGAATATTTTAAGAATTTTGATGTTGTAGAAGTGCAGAGAACATTTTACGAGCCTCCAAGCATCGAAATTTTAAAAAAATGGCGTGCTCAAGCGCCCAGAGAGTTTGAATTTACTGTGAAGGCATGGCAGGTAATAACGCACCCAGCTACAAGCCCAACGTATAGGAAATCGAAATACAAGCCTAAAGAATGCGGGTTCTTCAAGCCTTGTAAAGAGATTTTTGAGGCGTGGGAGAAAATGACGGAAGTATGCAGCGCTCTAAACGTGAATATCGTTGTGTTCCAATGCCCAGCCAGTTTTAAGCCTGCTCAGAAGAACATCAAAAACATTTACGAGTTCTTTAACTCTATAAAATCAAAATCTTTAACTTTTATCTGGGAGCCGAGAGGGGAAGAATGGCGTGGCAACGTTATCAAAAAGATTTGCACAGAGCTGAATTTGATACATTGCGTAGACCCTTTTAAGAGCAGTCAGCAATCAGGTAAATTTAGTTATTTTAGGTTGCATGGTATCGGAGGCTATAGGTACAGGTATTCTAAGGAAGAGCTTGAGAAACTATTATCTTTTTGCACTCCTAGCTCTTACGTAATGTTCAACAATACTTATATGTTTGAAAACGCAATTGAATTTAAGGAGCTTGTTAGGCATGGTAGAAAACGTCAATAA
- a CDS encoding C25 family cysteine peptidase, producing MKKKILAAIVIAIVIVLAGCFAWYIIAQKPFLLSYESKRADLLGPILIEIDNKDLLQSAVCFTPLTNDGRAYYVPLFFSVGDEKLPEHLAEEYAPENLSISAFGRDVSEVSINIAAQYWERIELVVIVSNYEEALQVAPLAAWLNAPIIFKGLGVQGFLERKGVGSAIVVGAGDYSVGIKRLTSREEIWSFYLDRLKEKGVASNYVIITNPKDIDKDVMVPYLSLNSAALGAFRRALIITGDYTVEKDLLFKLGYGCGEAGAGERGEDEDILSEEEEREIQKAINERAIKLDNDIDYAVEFLRNRNMKAEYLALVGAIDTVPMLYIKNPIWYEDANEGNNGEEYLATDSYYSDLDIKLDLKRNKIDDYICNGTAGNYEGNNYDFKNEALYTQELAVGRIVAWNLLDCSALIARSLGYRKLSYTLYEDFNSILTSRVCGTASPGSAEEQANVFRSNRLLSTRLLWAPPSALGFWEPKDISSSHIAGDPAKMTRANFIIYDGHGFPDGWYYWWVHMHERENSPDTIRTEDVRKLALKQSVVFSASCLCSALDWPVIWNGSEDERRYEKLGMEMFFSLALIHSGALAHIGSTEESWGAFIGGKARGYGDFDLATIYFEKLLGNDLTIGEAHSRAKEEFIGSQHPGSLPFTQTCFLENVLYGEPAVNP from the coding sequence ATGAAGAAGAAAATTCTAGCTGCTATAGTCATTGCAATAGTAATTGTATTGGCAGGTTGTTTTGCATGGTATATCATTGCTCAAAAGCCTTTCCTGTTATCTTACGAGAGTAAAAGAGCAGATCTTTTGGGACCAATACTGATAGAGATAGACAACAAAGATTTGCTTCAAAGCGCTGTTTGTTTTACACCATTAACTAATGACGGTAGAGCTTACTATGTACCTTTGTTCTTTTCTGTGGGGGATGAAAAACTGCCAGAACATTTGGCTGAAGAATACGCACCTGAAAATTTGAGTATTTCTGCATTTGGTAGAGATGTTAGCGAAGTAAGCATAAATATTGCAGCTCAGTACTGGGAGAGAATAGAACTTGTAGTGATAGTTTCTAATTATGAAGAAGCACTGCAAGTAGCGCCACTAGCTGCTTGGCTAAATGCACCTATTATTTTCAAAGGTCTTGGTGTGCAAGGGTTTCTAGAAAGAAAAGGTGTCGGCAGCGCTATCGTAGTCGGTGCGGGAGATTACAGTGTAGGAATAAAAAGACTGACCTCAAGAGAAGAAATTTGGAGTTTCTATTTGGACAGATTAAAAGAAAAAGGTGTTGCATCTAACTATGTCATTATAACAAATCCAAAAGATATTGATAAAGATGTGATGGTACCTTATCTCTCACTTAACTCTGCTGCGCTCGGCGCTTTTAGAAGAGCGCTTATTATTACAGGAGATTATACTGTAGAAAAAGATTTACTCTTTAAGCTCGGCTATGGCTGTGGAGAAGCAGGCGCTGGCGAAAGAGGTGAAGATGAGGATATTTTGAGTGAAGAAGAGGAGAGAGAAATACAGAAAGCGATAAACGAGAGAGCAATAAAACTCGATAATGATATTGATTATGCAGTTGAGTTCCTTAGAAATAGGAATATGAAGGCAGAGTATTTAGCGCTGGTCGGCGCAATCGATACTGTGCCGATGCTCTATATAAAAAATCCGATCTGGTACGAAGATGCAAATGAAGGAAATAATGGTGAAGAGTATTTAGCAACTGATTCTTACTACAGCGACTTAGATATTAAATTAGATTTGAAAAGAAACAAAATTGACGATTATATTTGTAACGGCACTGCTGGTAATTACGAAGGTAATAATTACGATTTTAAAAACGAAGCACTTTATACTCAAGAGCTTGCTGTGGGTAGAATTGTAGCTTGGAATTTGCTGGATTGCAGTGCTCTAATAGCAAGAAGTCTTGGCTACAGAAAATTGAGTTATACGCTCTACGAAGATTTTAATTCTATACTCACATCTAGAGTTTGCGGTACTGCCTCGCCAGGCTCTGCAGAAGAGCAAGCAAATGTGTTTCGCAGTAATAGATTGCTAAGTACTAGATTACTTTGGGCGCCGCCCTCAGCGTTAGGCTTCTGGGAGCCTAAAGACATTTCCAGCTCACATATTGCTGGAGACCCTGCTAAAATGACCAGAGCGAACTTTATCATTTACGATGGGCATGGTTTTCCAGACGGCTGGTATTATTGGTGGGTGCACATGCACGAACGAGAAAACTCGCCTGATACCATAAGAACTGAAGATGTTCGTAAATTAGCGCTAAAGCAAAGTGTTGTATTCTCAGCTTCTTGTTTGTGCTCAGCGCTAGATTGGCCTGTAATATGGAACGGCTCTGAAGATGAAAGGCGCTATGAAAAGCTTGGTATGGAGATGTTCTTTTCACTAGCTTTGATTCATTCAGGCGCTTTAGCTCATATAGGCTCTACAGAAGAGAGCTGGGGCGCGTTCATAGGCGGCAAAGCCCGAGGCTACGGAGATTTCGATCTCGCTACAATCTATTTTGAAAAGCTCTTAGGCAATGATTTAACAATAGGTGAGGCACACAGTAGAGCTAAAGAGGAATTTATTGGCTCCCAGCACCCAGGCTCCTTACCTTTCACTCAGACTTGCTTCCTAGAAAACGTTCTCTATGGCGAGCCTGCTGTGAACCCTTGA
- a CDS encoding DUF1700 domain-containing protein, whose translation MNEEIENYLGKVSFYLLGVKRSERKEIIEELRNHLTEKAQAFGNFSAENIKKAIEEFGSPKELAYKYKELYGYSSAWLCWFAVFAAVISALTLPTLEYLSMIFLPLAFLYIVYMSLVAGRKAGIVIGAVCGATRILLLGLLLAFYPAAYGIQNSFATIPAFCFVSIIMAMLGYIPSYYKEKYKKSAGESFI comes from the coding sequence ATGAATGAAGAAATTGAGAACTATCTTGGGAAAGTGAGCTTTTATCTGCTCGGTGTGAAAAGGAGCGAGCGCAAGGAGATAATTGAAGAGCTTAGAAATCATCTAACAGAGAAAGCGCAGGCATTCGGCAATTTCTCAGCTGAAAACATAAAAAAGGCGATTGAAGAGTTCGGCTCTCCAAAAGAGCTTGCTTATAAATATAAAGAGCTGTATGGCTATAGCAGTGCATGGCTCTGTTGGTTTGCGGTTTTCGCTGCTGTTATCTCTGCACTCACACTACCAACCCTCGAATACCTTTCTATGATTTTTCTCCCTTTAGCCTTCCTATACATAGTCTATATGAGTTTAGTCGCTGGAAGAAAGGCTGGTATAGTGATAGGCGCTGTTTGCGGTGCTACACGAATACTCCTACTAGGCTTATTACTTGCATTTTACCCTGCTGCTTACGGTATTCAAAACTCTTTTGCTACAATTCCAGCCTTCTGCTTCGTCTCTATTATTATGGCTATGCTCGGCTACATACCTAGCTATTATAAAGAAAAATATAAAAAGAGCGCTGGAGAAAGTTTTATTTAG
- a CDS encoding 2,5-diamino-6-(ribosylamino)-4(3H)-pyrimidinone 5'-phosphate reductase: MRPYVIINCAMSVDGKIALPTGVQTKISNEKDMQRVHRLRNSCDAILVGIGTILADDPKLTVKKEYIQGIVRSPIRVVIDSKCRIPRNAKVLNGTAKTIIAVAEGCSKELKNAEVIKCGKGEVDLRKLLITLRKIGIRKLLVEGGSKIIWSFLSNGLADELNVFVGSIAIGGETTPTLAGGEGAKKLESVVKLKLKKVSKLDNGVLLQYIVK; this comes from the coding sequence ATGAGGCCATACGTTATAATTAACTGCGCTATGTCCGTAGATGGTAAAATTGCGCTGCCTACAGGAGTGCAGACGAAGATATCTAACGAAAAAGATATGCAAAGAGTGCATAGACTAAGAAATAGTTGCGATGCAATTCTTGTAGGTATAGGCACAATTCTAGCAGACGATCCAAAACTTACAGTCAAAAAGGAATATATTCAAGGTATTGTCAGAAGCCCAATAAGAGTAGTTATAGATTCTAAATGTAGAATTCCAAGAAATGCGAAAGTGCTGAACGGTACTGCGAAAACAATTATTGCTGTTGCAGAAGGCTGTAGCAAGGAATTAAAAAACGCAGAGGTCATTAAGTGTGGTAAGGGCGAAGTAGATTTAAGAAAACTTCTTATTACGCTTAGGAAAATTGGTATAAGAAAATTACTTGTAGAAGGCGGCAGTAAAATCATATGGTCTTTTTTGAGTAATGGCTTGGCTGACGAGCTCAATGTGTTTGTAGGAAGTATTGCTATTGGCGGCGAAACTACGCCAACACTTGCTGGCGGCGAAGGCGCTAAAAAGCTAGAAAGTGTAGTAAAGCTCAAGCTGAAAAAAGTTAGTAAGCTAGATAACGGCGTGCTATTACAATATATTGTGAAATGA
- a CDS encoding NifU family protein, with translation MIEKVRACLERIKINIQAHGGDVELINVDESSGTVTVRLTGACATCPMAKLTLQKGVEEELKKEVPAVKKVIAVESVDWQI, from the coding sequence ATGATTGAGAAAGTTAGGGCTTGTTTGGAAAGAATAAAAATTAATATTCAAGCGCATGGTGGCGATGTAGAGCTAATAAACGTTGACGAAAGCTCGGGTACGGTCACAGTTAGACTTACAGGAGCTTGCGCTACTTGCCCTATGGCGAAACTCACTTTGCAAAAGGGTGTTGAAGAAGAGCTAAAGAAAGAAGTGCCTGCAGTGAAAAAAGTTATTGCTGTGGAAAGTGTGGATTGGCAGATCTGA
- a CDS encoding flavin reductase family protein, with product MKKKVAPEKFIYYTFPKMAVLVTVVSKAQPNIITLAWHSPLSFNPPLYGISIDPKRYSHNLILEAKEFVVNFAPWEILDKLHYCGMKSGRETDKFEATGLTQIAASKVKAPLIKECYSHLECRLVESKLYGDHTLFIGKIVAVSVSEDCFNEILKQNTRPIYYLGANTYTTIDNKVRKKL from the coding sequence ATGAAGAAGAAGGTAGCGCCTGAAAAATTTATCTATTACACATTCCCTAAAATGGCTGTTCTAGTTACTGTCGTCAGCAAAGCTCAGCCGAACATTATCACTCTTGCATGGCATTCTCCGCTTTCTTTCAACCCGCCACTTTATGGAATATCAATAGACCCAAAAAGATACTCTCATAATTTGATTTTAGAAGCAAAAGAATTTGTGGTTAATTTTGCGCCTTGGGAAATTTTAGATAAGTTGCATTACTGCGGTATGAAATCCGGGAGAGAGACAGACAAATTCGAAGCCACTGGCTTAACACAGATAGCTGCAAGTAAGGTTAAAGCTCCTCTAATCAAAGAATGCTACTCTCACTTAGAATGTAGACTTGTAGAAAGTAAGCTTTACGGTGACCATACATTGTTTATTGGTAAGATTGTAGCTGTATCAGTAAGTGAAGATTGTTTTAACGAAATTCTCAAGCAAAACACAAGACCTATCTATTACTTGGGTGCAAATACTTATACTACGATTGATAATAAGGTGAGAAAGAAACTTTAA
- a CDS encoding transcription elongation factor Spt5: MAQEQKSELFVVKTSIGHEKDVADAIANRAKRTANILAILSPVRLRGYVFVEATNFYELQSMIKGIAHVRGLVKGETNVREIEHLFVPKPISAGVSEGDIVEIIAGPFKGEKARIQRIDETKEEVTIELFEAMVPIPVTIKGTHVRLVEKK, from the coding sequence ATGGCTCAAGAACAGAAGTCCGAGCTTTTTGTAGTAAAAACCTCAATTGGTCACGAAAAAGATGTAGCTGATGCTATAGCGAATCGCGCTAAAAGAACTGCAAATATACTTGCGATACTTTCGCCAGTAAGATTAAGAGGCTATGTTTTTGTAGAAGCCACTAACTTTTACGAGCTACAGTCTATGATAAAAGGGATTGCGCATGTAAGAGGCCTTGTAAAAGGAGAGACAAATGTGCGCGAAATAGAGCATTTATTTGTTCCCAAGCCTATAAGTGCAGGCGTTAGCGAAGGCGATATTGTAGAGATTATTGCAGGACCTTTTAAAGGCGAGAAAGCAAGAATTCAACGTATAGATGAAACAAAAGAAGAGGTCACAATTGAGCTGTTTGAAGCTATGGTACCCATACCTGTCACTATAAAAGGCACGCATGTTAGATTGGTTGAGAAGAAGTGA
- a CDS encoding protein translocase SEC61 complex subunit gamma: MSLVKKVYETQIKVDESLKKLGKGKYGRVVKLSRKPTSDEFKKVLLVTGAGILIIGGAGFLVYWLWNNLYASMRSLLGL, translated from the coding sequence GTGTCACTTGTAAAAAAGGTCTATGAGACCCAAATAAAAGTAGACGAAAGTTTAAAAAAATTAGGTAAAGGTAAGTACGGCAGAGTAGTAAAACTTTCGAGAAAGCCAACTTCAGACGAGTTCAAAAAAGTACTTCTTGTTACAGGCGCTGGAATTTTGATTATTGGTGGTGCAGGCTTCCTTGTGTACTGGCTCTGGAATAATTTATATGCGTCGATGCGCTCATTATTAGGGCTCTAA
- the cca gene encoding CCA tRNA nucleotidyltransferase, whose product MIALELEVFKRIAPTNRERAEIASVVNDLLKRACEAIKKLSVEADPTIVGSVAKDTWLKNPDIDIFILFPKHIERKKLEELGLKIGKEVLPEGVLKYAEHPYTSGFYKGYEIDVVPCYKIEKGAERISAVDRTPLHTDYIIENLKDEQKKEVRLLKQFLKGIGCYGAEARVEGFSGYLCELLIIKYGSFRNLIKEAQQWRRGKKIELVRSNAKFDSPLVVTDPVDPKRNVASAVSSEKFSIFIHACKEYLKAPKLEFFFPKKRKILMRKELLKELKERGAKILGIEFDKPDIIPDNLYPQLRKCEQAILQLCKEQGFEILSSEFYVNKSIVLMFQFEIFEFPSAKKHFGPYLWDENSKKFLAKWLNSKKALTKPYIENDRWVVDIKRDFTNAKALIKSKILSFNLGKDITEIIMKRGCRIIENESLANKKYCKYLSEFLDKRFSWEY is encoded by the coding sequence ATGATAGCGCTTGAACTTGAAGTATTTAAAAGGATAGCGCCTACCAATCGAGAAAGAGCTGAAATTGCGAGTGTGGTTAATGACCTTTTAAAAAGAGCCTGTGAAGCGATAAAGAAGTTAAGTGTTGAAGCTGATCCTACGATTGTAGGCTCTGTTGCAAAAGATACTTGGCTTAAGAACCCTGATATCGATATTTTCATTCTTTTCCCCAAGCACATAGAAAGAAAGAAATTAGAAGAATTAGGCTTGAAAATTGGCAAAGAAGTGCTACCGGAAGGTGTGCTAAAATATGCAGAGCATCCTTACACAAGCGGCTTTTACAAAGGCTACGAAATAGATGTTGTGCCTTGCTACAAAATTGAAAAAGGCGCAGAAAGGATAAGTGCTGTAGATAGAACTCCGCTCCACACAGATTATATAATCGAGAATTTAAAGGATGAGCAGAAAAAAGAAGTTAGGTTGTTAAAACAATTTTTGAAGGGCATTGGTTGCTACGGCGCTGAAGCGCGAGTGGAAGGCTTTTCAGGCTATCTCTGCGAGCTCCTTATTATTAAATACGGAAGTTTCAGAAATCTGATCAAAGAAGCGCAACAGTGGCGGAGGGGTAAAAAAATTGAGCTTGTACGCTCAAACGCTAAGTTTGATAGTCCGCTCGTAGTTACGGACCCAGTAGACCCAAAAAGAAATGTGGCTTCTGCAGTTTCATCTGAAAAATTTAGTATTTTCATCCATGCCTGCAAAGAATACCTCAAAGCGCCAAAACTAGAATTTTTCTTCCCTAAAAAGCGAAAGATTCTGATGAGAAAAGAGTTACTTAAAGAGTTAAAAGAAAGGGGTGCTAAGATTTTAGGCATTGAGTTTGATAAGCCTGATATTATACCTGACAACCTTTATCCTCAGTTAAGAAAATGTGAGCAAGCAATTTTGCAGCTGTGTAAAGAGCAGGGATTCGAAATTCTTAGCTCCGAGTTCTATGTGAATAAAAGCATAGTTCTGATGTTTCAATTTGAGATTTTCGAGTTTCCTAGCGCTAAAAAGCATTTCGGCCCTTACCTTTGGGATGAGAACAGCAAAAAATTTTTAGCTAAGTGGCTGAACTCAAAAAAAGCCCTAACCAAGCCATACATTGAAAATGATAGATGGGTAGTAGATATAAAAAGAGATTTTACAAATGCAAAAGCTTTAATTAAAAGCAAAATTTTGAGCTTTAATCTTGGCAAAGATATAACTGAGATCATAATGAAGAGAGGATGTAGGATTATAGAGAATGAGAGTCTAGCAAATAAAAAATATTGTAAATATTTAAGTGAGTTTTTAGACAAGCGGTTTAGTTGGGAATATTAG
- the ftsZ gene encoding cell division protein FtsZ, translating into SKEDKELEELLQSLRVNVKVAGCGGSGSNTITRIVQEGIAGAELIAMNTDAQHLLRNVRAPKKILLGKHSTRGLGAGAIPAVGESATIETEEEIKRALSGAHIVFATSGLGGGTGTGGLPVIAKIARDLNSLTIAVVTLPFKAEGLVRMKNALMGLEKLKDIADTVIVIPNDKLLELVPRMPLNAAFRFADEILMRSIKSITEMMTKPGLINVDYADLKTIMKNGGVAMIGLGESDADDRAQKAIQQALASPLLDVDITNATGALINVCGGPDMTVAEAQAVVEEVHKKVNPEATIIWGASIDPALEHSMRVMIVCTGVSSEQIFGRAERALALGKEATYGIDIVR; encoded by the coding sequence ATCGAAAGAAGACAAAGAGCTCGAGGAATTGTTGCAGTCCTTGCGAGTGAATGTAAAAGTTGCTGGCTGTGGCGGTAGTGGCAGCAATACAATCACAAGAATAGTGCAGGAAGGTATTGCTGGGGCTGAGCTTATTGCAATGAACACAGATGCACAGCATTTGTTACGCAACGTACGAGCACCCAAAAAGATACTGCTTGGAAAGCACAGCACTCGCGGCTTAGGCGCCGGCGCTATACCTGCAGTCGGCGAGAGTGCTACTATAGAAACAGAAGAGGAAATAAAAAGAGCCCTATCAGGAGCGCATATCGTATTTGCTACTTCGGGATTAGGTGGTGGCACAGGCACGGGCGGCTTGCCCGTAATCGCTAAAATAGCTAGAGATTTAAATTCTTTAACTATTGCAGTGGTAACACTCCCGTTCAAAGCAGAAGGCTTAGTAAGAATGAAGAACGCTTTGATGGGATTGGAGAAGCTAAAGGATATTGCTGATACAGTTATAGTAATTCCAAATGATAAACTGCTAGAGCTCGTACCAAGAATGCCTTTAAATGCAGCGTTTAGATTTGCAGATGAAATTCTAATGCGCTCTATAAAGAGTATTACGGAAATGATGACTAAGCCTGGGTTGATAAATGTAGATTACGCAGATTTAAAAACTATAATGAAGAACGGCGGAGTTGCTATGATAGGTTTAGGTGAAAGCGATGCAGACGACAGAGCGCAAAAGGCAATACAGCAAGCTTTAGCCTCGCCACTACTTGATGTGGATATAACAAATGCTACTGGCGCTTTAATTAACGTTTGTGGCGGACCTGACATGACTGTAGCAGAAGCGCAAGCAGTAGTAGAGGAAGTTCATAAAAAAGTCAATCCAGAAGCTACAATAATATGGGGCGCTAGCATAGATCCTGCCTTGGAGCATTCAATGAGAGTAATGATTGTATGCACAGGCGTCAGCTCAGAGCAGATCTTTGGTAGAGCTGAGAGGGCACTGGCACTCGGCAAAGAAGCTACCTATGGCATAGATATAGTGAGATAG
- a CDS encoding 50S ribosomal protein L11 produces the protein MTDVLEALVEGGKATPGPPLGPLLGPLGVNIPRIIEVINEKTKHFEGMKVPVKILIESDKSFEIEVGTPPTSALIFKELGIEKGSGKHKEAKAGNIGLEQVKKIAELKKEDLQGSSLEARVKEVIGSCISVGVTIEGKDPKLVLKEIVEGKIKVE, from the coding sequence ATGACTGACGTATTGGAAGCGCTTGTGGAGGGTGGTAAAGCAACTCCGGGGCCGCCACTAGGACCTTTGCTCGGCCCCCTGGGGGTTAATATACCTAGAATAATAGAGGTAATAAATGAAAAAACGAAACATTTTGAGGGTATGAAAGTACCTGTTAAAATTTTAATTGAAAGTGACAAGAGCTTTGAAATTGAAGTAGGCACTCCTCCGACAAGCGCTTTGATATTTAAAGAGCTAGGTATTGAAAAAGGTTCCGGGAAGCACAAAGAAGCAAAAGCTGGAAATATCGGCTTAGAGCAGGTAAAGAAAATTGCAGAATTAAAGAAAGAAGATTTGCAGGGTAGTAGTTTAGAAGCCCGAGTTAAAGAAGTTATAGGGAGTTGTATCTCTGTGGGAGTAACTATAGAAGGTAAAGACCCAAAGCTTGTTCTAAAAGAGATCGTAGAAGGAAAAATAAAGGTGGAGTAG